In the genome of Daucus carota subsp. sativus chromosome 9, DH1 v3.0, whole genome shotgun sequence, the window TATGCTTGCATTTGACAGTTTTAAAGCCTCAATTTTTCTTTGAGTGAGGAGCCAATGCGGAAATTTGGGGCCAACTTTGAAGGAATACATGTATAAACAGATAAGCTGAAACCGAGGAACCCATTTAGAGCTTATACTTAATATCAATTCAGAATCCGAAGAAATAAGTAAGATATTTAGCTTCGTTAGGTTAATAAAATGATGCTCTGTTACAAACCCCTCCCATGAATTCTCAACAAGAATTAATTCatttaaatttgataattttccTATGCATTCAGGAATGTTACCAGTCAATCTATTTTTTCCGACATtcaatgattttaattttttcaattgacaAAATGTTTCGGGGAGACTACCCTTGAAACTATTTAACCACATGGAGAGGTCTGTAAGCTCAGTGAGATTGCCCATCTCAGGAGAAATTGAACCACTTAATTTATTGTCTGTAAAATAAAGTTCAGAAAGTGATGTCAGATTTGTAATAGAATGAGGAATCGGACCCTGGAAGCTATTTACTGTAAGATCAAGAACAGAAAGAGCAGACAAACTTCCGATAGATTCAGGGATTAGGCCATCAAAATTGCAATAGCCAAGATAAAGATGTGCAAGATTAGtgttgttaagaacccataaAGGGAAAGAAGAGCTAAGATAGTTATTAGAAAGATCAAATGAAACAAGAGAAGTTAGATTCATAAAAGGGAGACGACGAGGGATATTGTCAGGCAAGTTACATCTAGATAGGCCAAGTACTGATATAAATTTAGAAAGCATGTTAAGAGACGAAAACCAATCTGTAGCGTTTGAGAGATTTACGCCAGACAAATCTAAGTGTTCCGCCAAAGAAAGCTTGGATAACCACCTTATGCTATCCATCCTTAATTTAGGAACCCATGAATCCTCATAATCACTCAAGTCAAGGTACTGCAAGTTTGAAAGATTTCCTAGATGATGAGGAACCGAACCTTCAAAATTGGAGTGACCGAGATTGAGATATATTAGGTCTTTAAAGGACCCAAAAAATTCTGGAATTTGGATCCCATCAAAACGATTATAACTCAAATCCAAGTGAGTTAAATACTTCAAATCAAGCAAGAAAGGATGTATCTTACCACCAATGTTACCATTACGAAGTTTAAGTTGTGTGACGTGATTGGTTATGTTGTCGCAGCCTATCCCATGCCATGCACAACAATCATCTCCGACCCATGAAGAAAAGTAATTCGAGTCGTCTATCAGAGTTTCCTTGAAGATCAATAAAGCTTGTTTCTCGCTCTCGATACAACTTCCATCAACACCTAGTGCACAAACAAGTAGTAGACAGATATATTTTTGCATTTCCATAGCTAGAATGAAATAAGAAAATGTAcaatatattttgattggttAGTTGTATTTATAAGAACATGAATACTTCTTGCTGGATGCTTACTCAGATGTGTCATGTTTATCACTTGCAAAAGTACATTGCAGTGCGCATTGCATATCTAATGCTATCTGCACTCGTGTGACATATTGAGCACCACTACCAATCCACTCATTCGTGCTTGACATAAATCACAGTTGCAATACGCAGTGTAATGCACTGGAAGTCTTTCGAATATGACACATCTACTTGAGCAAGAGGTGTCCAGGTTCTTATATGATCTTTATATCTAGACACGGACACGAATGGAGTGTTAAGGCCTTTTCagttaaattcttaaaatatatttttcaggtTATATTCTAGTATGTTGTTCTCCATCCCATCTACTCTGCAGGGGATGTTGGCAAATTAttaatgtattaaaaaaaaaaaaactcttatgCATTTTAATCTCTAATTCTAACTCTAATAGGAAAACGTTTTATGGAGGTCTGCATTAACCCCAATTATATAACACAACCAATAATCTTGATGCTTTGTGCAGCATAACTGTGCAAAGACTTTGTCTGCAATTATGCCCTGTAATGCACTGCAATACTTTTGAAAgtcttttatgaattattacaCGCGGATCACGCACACAAGACACATCTATGCAAGCTTCCAGCAAGAAGTATTGCATCTAGGAAGTCGAGTAATCTAATTCCAGGAAAATATTGGGTAAATGTTAGTCTAAATTGGTACAAGGAAATGCATCAGTCTGAATATGTATTTCATTATTTGTTGGGTCCTGACAATCAATTTATGCAGCAATCTATCCGTGTAAATATTCGCTGAAAAACACTTTTAAGTGAATGCATTATGCAGGGGCGTCGCTATTGTCATAGAAATCATGACGTCATTTAtggtaaattttttatttaataattctgATGGAATATGAAATACAAGAAATTGCATTTGGGAATATATATgtcatttcaaatgacatgatttgaagtgttatttcaaattctcagctttatactagtatttgtcaAGTTCCCAAACAGGTAGAAATCTATTCATAATTGtcagggaaaaaaaataaatttttggcCCCAAAAAATGTCATTGACGCGTATatgtaagaaacaaaaaaaaattatctctaAATGTCAGAAAAAATTGAACATGAATTCTCTGGTATTGACCATCTGATACATGTATAACCATAAAATGTTATATATTCCTTGACGATGCAACGGAAGTTCTAAACCACAAAAGAGATTTGCAACTAGATACTAGAAATTACATCACATTGGCACAGCAAATTCCCAGAAGCAGCTACTTGTTTCCGTCATTCTTGTGACATAATTTAAGGAAAAACAATTAGATTGCGCAGAAATAGAGAGGTGAAAGAGATATGCAGGGTACTGTGAATCTTTGTTTCCAGAAGTTTCTAGAATGGAAATTGTGTGTGATGAAATTGCAGTAAAGCATATCATGGAAGTAAATAACTACAATTAAACGAAATCTCAATTGGATTGTAATTCAAGAACATTCGACCATATTATAATCTTGGTTGTACCATTGCAGTTCATGACAGACATACCTGATTCCTAGGAAGTTGTGTGATGCTGGTTG includes:
- the LOC108201707 gene encoding receptor-like protein EIX1 — encoded protein: MEMQKYICLLLVCALGVDGSCIESEKQALLIFKETLIDDSNYFSSWVGDDCCAWHGIGCDNITNHVTQLKLRNGNIGGKIHPFLLDLKYLTHLDLSYNRFDGIQIPEFFGSFKDLIYLNLGHSNFEGSVPHHLGNLSNLQYLDLSDYEDSWVPKLRMDSIRWLSKLSLAEHLDLSGVNLSNATDWFSSLNMLSKFISVLGLSRCNLPDNIPRRLPFMNLTSLVSFDLSNNYLSSSFPLWVLNNTNLAHLYLGYCNFDGLIPESIGSLSALSVLDLTVNSFQGPIPHSITNLTSLSELYFTDNKLSGSISPEMGNLTELTDLSMWLNSFKGSLPETFCQLKKLKSLNVGKNRLTGNIPECIGKLSNLNELILVENSWEGFVTEHHFINLTKLNILLISSDSELILSISSKWVPRFQLICLYMYSFKVGPKFPHWLLTQRKIEALKLSNASISDTIPIDWFLSLFSNSPGVDLSNNDIYGDQLSLISRAPNGLAALILSNNRLSGEFPAFLCNQTTLRTLALSHNNFSGELPQCLGNLTELIELDLMNNSLSGKIPSLGFLGDLQYINLHNNKFQGKFPLSFQNLTKLFVLDVGKNNLSDVLPTWSAEQLPNLKYLILRSNNFYGEIPLQLCQQSTIEVLNFADNQITGNIPACFGNFSAMVTGDISPNHLDYWGSVQMIDSMKGYEQVYTSTLEFLFSIDLSNNKISGEIPKELMDLQGLLNLNLAGNHLAGKIPDEIGKLKNLIFLDLSRNELHGPIPQSLSYLNFLSQLNLSFNDLSGRIPSGNQLQTLNDPSIYAGNELLCGLPILKPCAADTNSRNVKDGHNEADTDSVSDDELMWFFAALGPGFAVGLLGFFAALRFSDIGIYTSILVNRFMRK